In the genome of Entelurus aequoreus isolate RoL-2023_Sb linkage group LG08, RoL_Eaeq_v1.1, whole genome shotgun sequence, one region contains:
- the gfra1b gene encoding GDNF family receptor alpha-1b — MRHVARHKFRLIAGARLNKRVTMILTTFAIFLSLPDSVSALKSSGGAPPRGGARLDCVKASEQCLKEATCSTKYRTMRQCVAGRESNLSAVTAPEAQGECRSAMEAMKQNALNHCRCRRGMKKEKNCLRIFWSIYQSLQGNDLLEYSPYEAVNSRLSDIFHLAPIIAAESAPTKENNCLNAAKACNLNDTCKKYRSAYINPCTNRVSASEVCNKRKCQKALRQFFDKVPNKYSYGMLFCSCPAGDQTACAERRRQTIVPVCSYEDKDKPNCLSLQNACKTNYICRSRLADFISNCQPESHSISGCLRENYADCLLSYSGLIGTVMTPNYMRSLSITLSPWCDCSSSGNSKPECEKFAEIFTNNRCLRNAIQAFGNGTDVGVWQPQPPIAPAMGEAGATRGGRDGSVRAVDVLSDLGRLDVAGHASYDICGTLQAQKLLSNRSEDPALCAMGDSNAVARSSTGKLRASSLLLALVFPWKP; from the exons ATGCGTCATGTTGCCCGTCATAAGTTCCGTCTAATTGCTGGAGCGCGGCTGAATAAACGAGTCACCATGATTTTAACAACTTTCGCCATCTTCCTCTCATTGCCtg ACTCGGTGTCCGCCTTAAAGAGCAGTGGTGGTGCGCCCCCTAGAGGAGGCGCGCGTCTGGACTGCGTCAAGGCCAGCGAGCAGTGCCTGAAGGAGGCCACCTGCAGCACCAAGTACCGCACCATGAGGCAGTGCGTGGCGGGCAGGGAGAGCAACCTGAGCGCGGTGACGGCTCCGGAGGCGCAGGGCGAGTGCCGGAGCGCCATGGAGGCCATGAAGCAGAACGCCCTCAACCACTGCAGGTGCAGGAGGGGcatgaagaaggagaagaacTGCCTGCGTATCTTCTGGAGCATTTATCAGAGTTTGcaag GTAACGACCTACTGGAATATTCTCCATACGAGGCGGTCAACAGCCGCCTGTCGGATATCTTTCACTTGGCCCCCATCATTGCTG CGGAGTCAGCGCCCACCAAAGAGAACAACTGTCTGAACGCGGCGAAGGCGTGCAACCTTAACGACACGTGCAAGAAGTACCGCTCGGCCTACATCAACCCGTGCACCAACAGAGTGTCGGCGTCGGAGGTTTGCAACAAGCGCAAATGTCAAAAGGCCTTGAGACAATTCTTTGACAAG GTTCCCAATAAATACAGCTACGGCATGTTGTTCTGCTCCTGCCCGGCCGGCGATCAGACGGCGTGCGCCGAACGCCGCCGTCAGACCATCGTGCCCGTCTGCTCCTACGAGGACAAGGACAAGCCCAACTGTTTGTCTCTGCAGAACGCCTGCAAGACCAACTACATCTGCAG GTCCCGACTGGCAGATTTTATTAGCAACTGTCAGCCAGAAAGTCACTCGATATCGGGATGTCTGAGGGAGAACTACGCCGACTGCCTGCTCTCCTACTCGGGACTCATCG GTACAGTGATGACGCCTAATTACATGCGCTCCCTTAGCATCACCCTGTCGCCGTGGTGCGACTGCAGCAGCAGTGGGAACAGCAAGCCCGAGTGCGAGAAATTTGCAGAGATTTTCACCAACAACCGATGCTTAC GGAACGCCATCCAGGCTTTCGGCAACGGCACCGATGTCGGCGTGTGGCAGCCCCAGCCTCCCATCGCGCCCGCCATGGGTGAGGCGGGCGCCACCCGCGGGGGGAGAGACGGAAGCGTCCGGGCGGTGGACGTGCTGAGCGACCTGGGCAGACTGGATGTGGCCGGCCATGCCTCCTATGACATCTGTGGCACCTTGCAG GcccaaaaactgctgtcaaacCGCTCAGAAGATCCTGCTCTGTGTGCG ATGGGCGACTCCAACGCGGTGGCGAGGAGCTCCACGGGAAAACTGCGAGCCTCAAGTCTTCTCCTGGCGCTGGTCTTCCCTTGGAAACCTTGA